GAAATCACAGAAGAGTGGCTCTATCATATGGGCGTACCTGAAGCAGAGATTCATGATATGGCCGTAAACTCCGCCAACTGTGTTCCTTGCATGATGCCGTATGTTACCTCTTACTTCATGCCAAGAGCAGCAGGCGATCGTCCGAACGTCGTTCCTGATGGCTGTGTTAACGCCGCCTTTATCGGCAACTTTGCTGAGACACCGCGAGATACGGTGTTCACTACGGAGTACTCCGTCCGTACCGCCATGGAAGCTGTATACACATTGTTAGACATAGACCGCGGTGTTCCAGAAGTATTTGGATCTGCTTATGATGTCCGTGTGCTGTTGGATTCCACAGCGAAAATGATGGATGGCAACAAACTCACCGACATGGAGCTTCCTGATACCGTCAAATTAGCTGCGATGACGGGAGTTAAGAAGATTTCTAACACAAGAATCATGCAGCTTTTGAAGGAGTTTAAGTTGATTTAGACTAGGGAGTATCAAGTATGGGAGATTGCCTGGACGGGCGGTCTCCTTATTTTTTATTTTTTTGATTGACTATTTAATCAATGAATATTATGATTCCTTTATAATCCATATTTACATCAAGGAGGCGGTACGTCATGTCCCCAAGAATCGATGAACAAAATCAGCAAATTCGTGATGCGCGCAAGCAGCAATTGCTCGAAGCCGGAGCGAAGGTGTTTGGGGAGCGAGGTTATGCGGGTACGAAAGTAAGTGATATTGTCGGAGAAGCACAGCTAAGCCATGGGTTGATTTATCATTATTTCGCTTCCAAAGAAGACATCTATATTGAACTCGCCAGAACTGCGTTTACAACGTCCTATGAGACGATCCGTCAAGTTGTAGAGAGCGGCGGAAGTCCGTATGAACGGCTGAAGGCGTTGACAGAAGGAATCTTTGCTCATACCGCAGGGAGTGGTTATTTCTTCCTCATCGCCTTGCAGACCAATACATCGAAGACGGTTCCAGACGAGGCCACGGCAATATCCAAGGAATA
The window above is part of the Paenibacillus lutimineralis genome. Proteins encoded here:
- a CDS encoding TetR/AcrR family transcriptional regulator, which produces MSPRIDEQNQQIRDARKQQLLEAGAKVFGERGYAGTKVSDIVGEAQLSHGLIYHYFASKEDIYIELARTAFTTSYETIRQVVESGGSPYERLKALTEGIFAHTAGSGYFFLIALQTNTSKTVPDEATAISKEYSGQSLQLLEQLFREGQKQGEFIDTDPFKQALMYSSMLNGVVFTRLTYPELEDFPQVDQILRIFTHAREEE